One window of the Amycolatopsis mediterranei genome contains the following:
- a CDS encoding DUF3099 domain-containing protein: protein MTMPANDSDPVLITGAAPSYEQQLATRKRKYVIMMVCRIPCLIAAGLTYHVWWLALGFLAISVPLPWIAVLIANDRPPRKSEHVSTYQPEAKAIESTTHRVIDG, encoded by the coding sequence GTGACCATGCCCGCCAACGACTCGGACCCGGTGCTGATCACCGGGGCGGCCCCGTCGTACGAACAGCAGCTCGCCACGCGCAAACGCAAGTACGTGATCATGATGGTCTGCCGCATCCCGTGCCTGATCGCGGCCGGGCTGACCTACCACGTGTGGTGGCTGGCGCTGGGCTTCCTGGCGATCTCGGTGCCGCTGCCGTGGATCGCGGTGCTGATCGCCAACGACCGCCCGCCCCGCAAGTCCGAGCACGTCTCGACCTACCAGCCCGAGGCGAAGGCGATCGAAAGCACCACCCACCGCGTCATCGACGGCTGA
- a CDS encoding carbohydrate kinase family protein has translation MSGIVVVGDAALDVIARHDKPLPHGGDARAKIRFTGGGAGANTALWLRHLGAETTLLARIGDDPGGRLIRAELEAAGVRCAFSVDPEAPTCCVVVMVDGSGQRSMLADRGANQRFAPEDVTPEALSGASHLHLSGYVLLDPPSRAAGLAALAAAKEAGLTTSVDPQAAAHITDPAAFLADVRGIDLLMPNTEELVALTGSADPASAKELLGTVGAVVVTAGLAGASWVDAGGVTSVPAVEADCVDSTGAGDAFDAGVLTGWLAGESTVDVLRHGTRLGALAVGKVGPQPI, from the coding sequence ATGAGTGGGATCGTGGTGGTCGGCGACGCGGCCCTCGACGTGATCGCGCGGCACGACAAGCCGTTGCCGCACGGCGGCGACGCCCGCGCGAAGATCCGGTTCACCGGCGGCGGCGCCGGCGCCAACACGGCGCTGTGGCTGCGGCACCTCGGCGCGGAGACGACGCTGCTCGCCCGGATCGGCGACGACCCGGGTGGGCGGCTCATCCGGGCCGAACTGGAGGCGGCGGGCGTGCGGTGCGCGTTCTCCGTCGACCCCGAGGCGCCGACCTGCTGCGTCGTCGTCATGGTCGACGGGTCCGGGCAGCGCAGCATGCTGGCCGATCGCGGTGCGAACCAGCGCTTCGCGCCCGAGGACGTCACCCCGGAGGCGCTGTCCGGGGCGAGCCACCTGCACCTGTCCGGCTACGTGCTGCTCGACCCGCCGTCGCGCGCCGCCGGTCTCGCCGCACTGGCCGCGGCGAAGGAGGCGGGGTTGACGACGTCGGTCGACCCGCAAGCCGCCGCGCACATCACCGACCCGGCCGCGTTCTTGGCCGACGTCCGCGGGATCGACCTGCTGATGCCGAACACCGAAGAGCTGGTCGCGCTGACCGGTTCGGCCGACCCGGCGTCGGCGAAGGAACTGCTCGGCACGGTCGGCGCGGTGGTCGTCACCGCCGGGCTGGCGGGGGCCAGCTGGGTCGACGCGGGCGGCGTCACGAGCGTGCCCGCGGTCGAGGCGGACTGCGTCGACTCGACCGGCGCGGGCGACGCCTTCGACGCGGGCGTGCTCACCGGCTGGCTGGCCGGGGAGTCCACTGTGGACGTCCTGCGGCACGGGACGCGGCTGGGTGCGCTCGCCGTCGGGAAGGTGGGCCCCCAGCCGATCTGA
- a CDS encoding pseudouridine-5'-phosphate glycosidase: MTTALSLHEEVASALRDGHPVVALESTILSHGLPPGRNLDVARRLEGVVRDGGAVPATIAVLDGRVVVGLSPAELERVCAPDAGLDKLSLRDLGPAVGLGRSGATTVASTSALAAAAGIGMFATGGLGGVHVGAAQSWDVSADLGVLAKVPTVVVCSGVKSVLDIPATLEVLETNSVPVLGYRTDDFPAFYLRSSGHPVGWRVDDPKRAAAVIDAHRAYAKSGVLLANPIPEASEMDKELHDRLLAEGLALVEERDVHGADVTPVLLEHFHTASGGVSIDANEALVLNNAKLAAEVAVALV, encoded by the coding sequence GTGACTACCGCACTCTCGCTGCACGAAGAGGTCGCCTCGGCGCTGCGTGACGGGCACCCCGTCGTCGCGCTGGAGAGCACCATCCTGTCCCACGGCCTGCCGCCGGGCCGCAACCTCGACGTCGCCCGCCGTCTCGAAGGCGTGGTCCGCGACGGCGGCGCCGTCCCGGCCACGATCGCGGTGCTCGACGGGCGGGTCGTCGTCGGCCTCTCCCCCGCCGAGCTCGAGCGCGTCTGCGCCCCGGACGCCGGGCTGGACAAGCTTTCGCTGCGCGACCTCGGCCCGGCCGTCGGCCTCGGCCGCTCAGGCGCGACGACCGTGGCGAGCACGTCGGCGCTGGCCGCGGCGGCCGGGATCGGGATGTTCGCCACCGGCGGGCTCGGCGGCGTGCACGTCGGCGCCGCGCAGAGCTGGGACGTCTCGGCGGACCTCGGCGTGCTGGCGAAGGTGCCCACCGTGGTCGTCTGCTCCGGGGTGAAGTCGGTGCTCGACATCCCGGCCACCCTCGAGGTCCTCGAGACGAACTCGGTGCCGGTGCTGGGCTACCGCACCGACGACTTCCCGGCGTTCTACCTGCGCTCGTCGGGCCACCCGGTCGGCTGGCGGGTCGACGACCCGAAGCGGGCCGCCGCCGTGATCGACGCGCACCGCGCCTACGCGAAGTCCGGTGTCCTGCTGGCAAACCCGATCCCGGAAGCGTCCGAAATGGACAAAGAACTGCACGACCGGCTGCTCGCCGAGGGCCTCGCGCTCGTCGAAGAGCGGGACGTGCACGGCGCGGACGTCACGCCGGTGCTGCTGGAACACTTCCACACCGCGAGCGGCGGCGTGAGCATCGACGCGAACGAAGCGCTGGTGCTGAACAACGCCAAGCTGGCCGCCGAGGTCGCGGTGGCGCTGGTATGA
- a CDS encoding sporulation protein — MFQKVLATFGSGGARIDARLLDSTAAPGRPLRGEVLLLGGEVDQEIKGLAVTLLARVGVPGDRTEDLPFETRQLVGGEVIRAGQQIRVPFEVPLPWETPVTSVYAKPLAGMAVGVRAELDLAAAVSDPFDADAVAIEPLPAQKRILDALSRLGFTFREAVLEQGRVDGARQQLPFFQEIRFTPSPRFAGVFSQVAVTFLTSAERTDVVLEVTKRVRVSKTGGFGGRGQDFLGMFTVQPDVRWEQQLEDWLDQVARPRGIFD, encoded by the coding sequence ATGTTCCAGAAGGTGCTCGCCACGTTCGGCTCGGGCGGGGCGCGGATCGACGCCCGCCTGCTGGACTCCACCGCCGCCCCCGGCCGCCCGCTGCGCGGCGAGGTGCTGCTGCTCGGCGGCGAGGTCGACCAGGAGATCAAGGGGCTCGCCGTGACGCTGCTGGCCCGCGTCGGGGTGCCCGGCGACCGGACCGAAGACCTCCCGTTCGAGACCCGGCAGCTGGTCGGCGGCGAAGTCATCCGGGCCGGGCAGCAGATCCGGGTGCCGTTCGAGGTGCCGCTGCCCTGGGAGACGCCGGTGACCAGCGTCTACGCCAAGCCGCTGGCCGGCATGGCCGTCGGCGTCCGGGCCGAGCTCGACCTGGCCGCCGCGGTCAGCGACCCGTTCGACGCCGACGCCGTCGCGATCGAGCCGCTCCCGGCGCAGAAGCGGATCCTCGACGCGCTGAGCCGGCTCGGCTTCACCTTCCGCGAAGCGGTTCTCGAGCAGGGCCGGGTCGACGGCGCCCGCCAGCAGCTGCCGTTCTTCCAGGAGATCCGCTTCACGCCTTCACCGCGCTTCGCCGGCGTCTTCTCGCAGGTCGCGGTCACCTTCCTGACGTCGGCCGAGCGCACCGACGTCGTGCTGGAGGTCACCAAGCGGGTCCGCGTGAGCAAGACCGGCGGCTTCGGCGGCCGCGGCCAGGACTTCCTCGGGATGTTCACCGTGCAGCCGGACGTGCGGTGGGAGCAGCAGCTCGAGGACTGGCTCGACCAGGTGGCGCGCCCGCGCGGGATCTTCGACTGA
- a CDS encoding DUF3039 domain-containing protein gives MSTETLTKPETTPEGTDTTDDDTPKMFHYVKKNKIAESAVMGTHVVALCGEVFPVTKSPKPGSPVCPACKEIYDSLRPGK, from the coding sequence GTGAGCACCGAGACGCTGACGAAGCCGGAAACCACGCCCGAGGGCACGGACACCACCGACGACGACACCCCGAAGATGTTCCACTACGTGAAGAAGAACAAGATCGCCGAGAGCGCGGTCATGGGCACTCACGTGGTGGCGCTGTGCGGCGAGGTCTTCCCGGTGACGAAGTCGCCGAAGCCCGGGTCGCCGGTCTGCCCGGCCTGCAAGGAGATCTACGACAGTCTCCGTCCGGGTAAGTGA
- a CDS encoding efflux RND transporter permease subunit: MSVLARLSLRNRSLIGLLALVIVGFGAFALPQLKQQLFPSLQFPQAQIVTAYPGASPDAVDRQVSEPLEGGLQGLKGLEQVTSTSSDGVSRVVAQFEFGTDIDAAVSQIQQVVNQVRARLPQNSEPAVSAGSTDDLPVALVAAGTTGDPQALAPALTDQVAPELRKIEGVRTVTVTGVRQPRVTITLDYAKLAAAGVDPSSIATTLQTAGAAVPAGTLTENGKTLSVQVGGGQTTVDSLRNLYLTPSATARAGAPARGPVKLGDVADVQAGFAPPTSITRTNGKPSLGLSITMVENGNAVAISQAVRDKLPDLAKKTGAEMSVVFDQGTPVKDAISGLTTEGLLGLAFAVLVILLFLLSVRSTLVTAVSIPLSVVVALLALWTGDLSLNLLTLGALTIAIGRVVDDSIVVLENIKRHLAYGEEKQRAVLDGVREVAGAVTSSTLTTVAVFLPIAFVGGFVGELFSPFAITVTVALLASLLVSLTVVPVLAFWFLKPPAVPADAVEAERAREAAVEKERRSLLQRAYLPVIRFATRRRLTVVLLALLIFAGTVGLATRLNTNFLDQSGGTTLNMTQKLPAGTSVDAKEKAATAVEQALAAEPAVRTYQVSIGGGGTFGFGGGTNTGISVTVAKDTDLDALSDRLRSKLTSRPELGEIKIGADASGFNSDQVSVTVTAPSEAALKPASDQVAQALRGVSGLTEVSSDLSVGSPRVQVEVDDAAAAARGLSASTIGQIANQAIAGRTVTQLPVDGQRTDVVLRAGTAPVTVDQVKGLPIPGPGGVVRLDEVAKVSTVDGPASVHRTGGDLSTTVTAKNTGADLTKTTADIKSKLDGLTFTGGAAYSLGGVSQDQQDAFSNLFLALLAAIAIVFLIMVATFRSLIQPLILLVSIPFAATGAIGLLLATGTALGLPSLIGMLMLVGIVVTNAIVLIDLINQYRAEGMSVADAVTEGGRRRLRPILMTAAATIFALVPMALGITGQGGFIGQPLAIVVIGGLVSSTLLTLVLVPTLYTMVETRKERRKARREARRTPAQAPESESLDPAPTA, translated from the coding sequence ATGTCCGTGCTGGCCAGACTGAGCCTGCGCAACCGGAGCCTGATCGGCCTGCTCGCGCTGGTCATCGTCGGCTTCGGTGCCTTCGCGCTGCCGCAGCTCAAACAACAGCTGTTCCCGTCCCTGCAGTTCCCGCAGGCGCAGATCGTCACCGCGTACCCGGGGGCGTCGCCGGACGCGGTCGACCGGCAGGTCTCCGAGCCGCTGGAAGGCGGGCTCCAGGGGCTGAAGGGCCTCGAGCAGGTCACTTCGACGTCGTCGGACGGGGTTTCGCGGGTCGTCGCGCAGTTCGAGTTCGGCACGGACATCGACGCCGCCGTCTCGCAGATCCAGCAGGTGGTGAACCAGGTCCGGGCGCGGCTGCCGCAGAACAGCGAGCCCGCCGTGTCCGCGGGCAGCACCGACGACCTGCCGGTGGCGCTGGTCGCCGCGGGCACCACCGGGGACCCGCAGGCGCTCGCGCCCGCGCTGACCGACCAGGTCGCACCGGAGCTGCGGAAGATCGAGGGCGTCCGCACCGTCACCGTCACCGGCGTGCGCCAGCCGCGCGTCACCATCACGCTCGACTACGCGAAGCTCGCCGCGGCGGGTGTCGACCCGTCGTCGATCGCGACCACGCTGCAGACGGCGGGGGCCGCGGTACCGGCGGGGACGCTGACCGAAAACGGCAAGACGCTGTCGGTGCAGGTCGGCGGCGGCCAGACCACTGTGGACAGTCTGCGCAACCTCTACCTGACCCCGAGTGCCACCGCGCGGGCGGGCGCCCCGGCCCGGGGTCCGGTGAAGCTGGGTGACGTCGCCGACGTCCAGGCCGGGTTCGCGCCGCCGACGTCGATCACGCGCACCAACGGCAAGCCGAGCCTCGGCCTCTCGATCACCATGGTGGAGAACGGGAACGCCGTCGCGATCTCCCAGGCGGTCCGGGACAAGCTGCCGGATCTGGCGAAGAAGACCGGCGCCGAGATGAGCGTCGTGTTCGACCAGGGCACCCCGGTGAAGGACGCGATCAGCGGCCTGACCACCGAAGGCCTGCTGGGGCTGGCGTTCGCCGTGCTCGTCATCCTGCTGTTCCTGCTGTCGGTGCGCTCGACGCTGGTGACCGCGGTGTCGATCCCGCTGTCGGTGGTCGTCGCGCTGCTGGCGCTGTGGACCGGCGACCTGTCGCTCAACCTGCTCACCCTCGGCGCGCTGACCATCGCGATCGGCCGGGTGGTCGACGACTCGATCGTCGTGCTGGAGAACATCAAACGACATCTCGCTTACGGCGAGGAGAAGCAGCGCGCGGTGCTCGACGGCGTCCGCGAGGTGGCCGGCGCGGTCACTTCGTCCACGCTGACGACCGTCGCGGTGTTCCTGCCGATCGCGTTCGTCGGCGGGTTCGTCGGCGAGCTGTTCTCGCCCTTCGCGATCACCGTGACGGTGGCGCTGCTGGCCTCGCTGCTCGTGTCGCTGACCGTGGTTCCCGTACTCGCGTTCTGGTTCCTGAAGCCACCGGCCGTCCCGGCGGACGCCGTCGAGGCCGAGCGGGCGCGCGAAGCCGCCGTCGAGAAGGAGCGCCGCAGCCTCCTGCAGCGCGCCTACCTGCCGGTGATCCGGTTCGCGACGCGGCGGCGGCTGACGGTCGTGCTGCTGGCCCTGCTGATCTTCGCCGGCACGGTCGGGCTCGCGACGCGGCTCAACACCAACTTCCTCGACCAGTCCGGCGGCACCACGCTGAACATGACGCAGAAGCTGCCCGCGGGCACCAGCGTCGACGCCAAGGAGAAGGCGGCCACGGCGGTTGAGCAGGCTCTCGCGGCCGAGCCCGCGGTGCGGACCTACCAGGTCAGCATCGGCGGCGGCGGGACGTTCGGCTTCGGCGGCGGGACCAACACGGGCATCTCGGTCACCGTCGCGAAGGACACCGACCTCGACGCCCTGTCGGACCGGCTGCGGTCGAAGCTGACTTCGCGCCCGGAGCTGGGCGAGATCAAGATCGGCGCGGACGCGTCCGGGTTCAACTCCGACCAGGTCTCGGTGACGGTGACCGCGCCGTCGGAGGCCGCGCTGAAGCCGGCGTCCGACCAGGTGGCGCAGGCACTGCGCGGGGTGTCCGGGCTGACCGAGGTTTCGAGCGACCTGAGCGTCGGCTCGCCGCGGGTGCAGGTCGAGGTGGACGACGCCGCGGCCGCGGCGCGCGGGCTGTCGGCGAGCACCATCGGGCAGATCGCCAACCAGGCGATCGCCGGGCGCACCGTGACGCAGCTGCCGGTCGACGGGCAGCGCACGGACGTCGTGCTGCGCGCCGGAACGGCCCCGGTCACGGTCGACCAGGTGAAGGGCCTGCCGATCCCGGGCCCGGGCGGCGTCGTCCGGCTCGACGAGGTGGCCAAGGTGTCCACTGTGGACGGCCCGGCGTCGGTGCACCGCACCGGCGGCGACCTGAGCACCACGGTGACCGCGAAGAACACCGGTGCCGACCTGACCAAGACCACCGCGGACATCAAGTCCAAACTGGACGGTCTGACGTTCACCGGCGGGGCGGCCTACTCACTCGGCGGCGTCAGCCAGGATCAGCAGGACGCGTTCTCGAACCTGTTCCTGGCGCTGCTCGCGGCCATCGCGATCGTGTTCCTGATCATGGTGGCGACGTTCCGGAGCCTGATCCAGCCGCTGATCCTGCTCGTGTCGATCCCGTTCGCGGCGACCGGCGCGATCGGGCTGCTGCTGGCCACCGGCACCGCGCTCGGCCTGCCGTCGCTGATCGGCATGCTGATGCTGGTCGGCATCGTCGTGACCAACGCGATCGTGCTGATCGACCTGATCAACCAGTACCGCGCCGAGGGGATGAGCGTCGCCGACGCCGTCACCGAAGGCGGCCGGCGCCGGCTGCGGCCGATCCTGATGACCGCGGCGGCGACGATCTTCGCGCTGGTCCCGATGGCGCTGGGCATCACCGGCCAGGGCGGGTTCATCGGCCAGCCCCTGGCCATCGTGGTGATCGGCGGCCTGGTCAGCTCGACGCTGCTGACCCTGGTCCTGGTCCCGACCCTCTACACGATGGTCGAGACCCGCAAGGAACGCCGCAAGGCCCGCCGCGAAGCCCGCCGCACCCCGGCCCAGGCCCCGGAATCGGAGTCCCTGGACCCCGCCCCGACCGCCTGA
- a CDS encoding YihY/virulence factor BrkB family protein gives MGEVQPSAATKVARKGPWRLVTRTFAKAWEGNIFSEAAEAAFWQTLSLPPLLLGLLGSLGFVGEWFGQDVVAAVHDRIIGFCRTVFSANAVHDIIEPTVNSILTVGKGEIVSVGFLISLWAGSSAMSSFVDAITVAHDQYGVRNDVWQRIFALLLYLCGLVILVVGLPLLAIGPDLLPEFFPTAWRPTVTSWVSALYFPALGAMITLALTTLYKLALPRKLPWHRGLPGAVLAMVVFLLSSVGLRVYLNWITKTGYTYGALAAPIAFLLLMFFIGLAVVGGAYFNSAIQELWPAKATRRQRRKWRRLEMERASERLRTEEGRKLWDRSTTPLRRPHAEDVTDNGHEASEASEEDGSSPSAPEPAPSAARGRGSTEGTTRNPPSD, from the coding sequence ATGGGTGAGGTGCAGCCGTCCGCAGCGACGAAGGTGGCCCGCAAGGGGCCGTGGCGGCTCGTCACGCGCACGTTCGCCAAGGCCTGGGAAGGCAACATCTTCTCCGAGGCCGCCGAGGCGGCCTTCTGGCAGACGCTGTCGCTGCCGCCGCTGCTGCTCGGCCTGCTGGGCAGCCTGGGCTTCGTCGGCGAGTGGTTCGGGCAGGACGTGGTCGCCGCGGTGCACGACCGGATCATCGGCTTCTGCCGGACGGTCTTCAGCGCCAACGCCGTGCACGACATCATCGAACCGACCGTGAACAGCATCCTCACCGTCGGCAAGGGCGAGATCGTGTCGGTCGGTTTCCTCATCTCGCTCTGGGCGGGTTCGTCGGCGATGTCGTCGTTCGTGGACGCGATCACCGTCGCCCACGACCAGTACGGCGTCCGCAACGACGTCTGGCAGCGGATCTTCGCGCTCCTGCTCTACCTGTGCGGCCTGGTGATCCTGGTGGTCGGGCTGCCGCTGCTGGCGATCGGCCCGGACCTGCTGCCGGAGTTCTTCCCGACCGCGTGGCGCCCGACCGTGACGTCGTGGGTGAGCGCGCTGTACTTCCCGGCCCTCGGGGCGATGATCACCCTCGCGCTGACCACGTTGTACAAGCTCGCGCTGCCGCGGAAGCTGCCGTGGCACCGCGGGCTGCCGGGCGCGGTGCTCGCCATGGTCGTGTTCCTGCTCTCCTCGGTCGGCCTGCGCGTCTACCTGAACTGGATCACCAAGACCGGCTACACCTACGGCGCGCTGGCCGCGCCGATCGCGTTCCTGCTGCTGATGTTCTTCATCGGGCTGGCCGTGGTCGGCGGCGCGTACTTCAACAGCGCGATCCAGGAACTGTGGCCGGCCAAGGCGACGCGGCGGCAGCGGCGCAAGTGGCGGCGGCTCGAGATGGAACGCGCCTCCGAGCGGCTGCGCACGGAGGAGGGCCGCAAGCTGTGGGACCGCTCGACCACGCCGCTGCGGCGCCCGCACGCCGAAGACGTCACCGACAACGGTCACGAGGCGTCCGAGGCGTCCGAAGAGGACGGCTCGTCACCGAGCGCGCCGGAACCGGCACCCAGCGCAGCTCGGGGTCGCGGGTCCACCGAAGGGACGACCCGGAATCCACCCTCAGACTGA
- a CDS encoding DEAD/DEAH box helicase produces MTETQLGAPPAEKDSTARPLRAWQRRALTKYLTRKPKDFLAVATPGAGKTVFGLRIAAELLSDRTIEAVTIVTPTEHLKHQWAASAAAAGIAIDSNFRNTTGVTSSDYNGVALTYAQVAAHPTLHRVRTENRKTLVILDEIHHGGDAKSWGDAIREAFTPAVRRLSLTGTPFRSDDSAIPFVTYEPDAGGFQRSKADHSYGYADALADGVVRPVVFLAYSGEASWRTSAGEEFTARLGEPLTAEQNARAWRTALDPAGEWIPAVLQAADTRLSQVRQSVPDAGGLVIATDQESARAYAKILERLSGEMPTLVLSDDPKASGRIKEFSETNERWIVAVRMVSEGVDVPRLAVGVYATSASTPLFFAQAIGRYVRARKKGETASVFLPSVPVLLELASELEAQRDHVLGKPHREKEGWEDELLAQANRTEDEPGEEEKAFTSLGASAELDQVIYDGNSFGTAVFSGSDEEQEYLGLPGLLEPDQVRALLRKRQEEQIADEKRRKPAKEEAPPPTARPQSVSERLGALRKELNALVGMYHHRTKKPHGAIHNELRRVCGGPVTAMATVEQLEERIVTLRSW; encoded by the coding sequence ATGACGGAGACGCAGCTCGGGGCGCCTCCCGCGGAGAAGGACTCGACCGCGCGCCCGCTGCGGGCGTGGCAGCGGCGGGCGCTCACCAAGTACCTGACGCGCAAGCCCAAGGACTTCCTCGCGGTGGCGACGCCGGGGGCCGGCAAGACGGTGTTCGGCCTGCGGATCGCCGCGGAGCTGCTCAGCGACCGCACGATCGAAGCGGTCACCATCGTCACCCCGACCGAGCACCTCAAGCACCAGTGGGCGGCCTCGGCCGCGGCGGCCGGCATCGCCATCGACTCGAACTTCCGCAACACCACCGGCGTCACCTCGTCCGACTACAACGGCGTCGCGCTGACGTACGCGCAGGTCGCGGCGCACCCGACGCTGCACCGGGTGCGCACGGAGAACCGCAAGACGCTGGTCATCCTCGACGAGATCCACCACGGCGGCGACGCGAAGTCCTGGGGCGACGCGATCCGCGAGGCGTTCACCCCGGCCGTGCGGCGGCTGTCGCTGACCGGCACCCCGTTCCGGTCCGACGACTCGGCCATCCCGTTCGTGACGTACGAGCCGGACGCGGGCGGCTTCCAGCGCAGCAAGGCCGACCATTCGTACGGCTACGCGGACGCGCTGGCCGACGGCGTGGTCCGGCCGGTCGTCTTCCTGGCGTATTCGGGCGAGGCCTCCTGGCGCACGAGCGCGGGGGAGGAGTTCACCGCCCGGCTCGGCGAGCCGCTGACCGCGGAGCAGAACGCCCGGGCCTGGCGCACGGCGCTCGACCCGGCGGGCGAGTGGATCCCGGCGGTGCTGCAGGCCGCCGACACGCGGCTGTCGCAGGTCCGCCAGAGCGTCCCGGACGCCGGTGGCCTGGTGATCGCGACCGACCAGGAGTCGGCGCGGGCGTACGCGAAGATCCTGGAACGCCTCTCCGGGGAGATGCCGACGCTGGTCCTGTCGGACGACCCGAAGGCCTCGGGGCGGATCAAGGAGTTCTCGGAGACGAACGAGCGCTGGATCGTGGCGGTCCGGATGGTCTCCGAAGGCGTCGACGTCCCGCGGCTGGCGGTGGGCGTGTACGCGACGAGCGCGTCGACCCCGTTGTTCTTCGCCCAGGCGATCGGCCGGTACGTGCGGGCGCGCAAGAAGGGCGAGACGGCGAGCGTGTTCCTGCCGTCGGTGCCGGTGCTGCTGGAGCTGGCCAGCGAGCTGGAGGCCCAGCGCGACCACGTGCTCGGCAAGCCGCACCGGGAGAAGGAAGGCTGGGAGGACGAGCTCCTGGCCCAGGCCAACCGCACCGAGGACGAGCCGGGCGAGGAGGAGAAGGCGTTCACCTCGCTGGGCGCCTCGGCCGAGCTCGACCAGGTCATCTACGACGGCAACTCGTTCGGCACGGCGGTGTTCTCCGGCTCGGACGAAGAGCAGGAGTACCTGGGCTTGCCGGGACTGCTGGAGCCGGACCAGGTGCGGGCGCTGCTGCGGAAGCGGCAGGAAGAGCAGATCGCCGACGAGAAGCGCCGCAAGCCGGCCAAGGAGGAAGCCCCGCCGCCGACGGCCCGCCCGCAGTCGGTCAGCGAGCGGCTCGGTGCGTTGCGCAAGGAGCTGAACGCGCTGGTGGGGATGTACCACCACCGGACGAAGAAGCCGCACGGCGCGATCCACAACGAGCTGCGGCGGGTCTGCGGCGGCCCGGTGACCGCCATGGCGACCGTCGAGCAGCTCGAAGAGCGGATCGTCACGCTGCGGTCCTGGTGA
- a CDS encoding sugar ABC transporter substrate-binding protein: protein MRSRTLTLLAATVSAGLALTACGTNSSNSGGTGSNSASSSAPAAGGGANGKVGVILPETASSARWEAFDKPMLQAALAAQGFDADVQNAQGDAQKFTTLADGFISSGVKALIIAPSDPAVGAAVESKAKAAGIPVIDYDRPSLGGSAEYYVSFDNEKVGQLQGQAMADALKDKAGAGVVQIEGAPTDNNATLFTKGQDSVLEPLFSAGTLKRIQKQPINDWDNQLGGTTFEQIFTANGGKVDGVVAANDGLAGAVITILKKNGLNGKVPVTGQDATADGLMAVMRGDQYMTVFKPIKEEAEATAKLAAALAKGDKAGADAIAKGTLHDPKGNRDIKSVLLTPTTILAKDIKTVVTQGYVKAAEICGGDLAAKCTSLGIS from the coding sequence ATGCGCAGCAGAACCCTTACCCTCCTCGCCGCGACGGTGAGCGCCGGCCTGGCGCTGACCGCCTGTGGCACCAACAGTTCGAACAGCGGGGGCACGGGGAGCAACTCCGCTTCCTCGTCCGCCCCGGCCGCCGGTGGTGGCGCCAACGGCAAGGTCGGCGTCATCCTGCCGGAGACCGCCAGCTCGGCTCGCTGGGAGGCCTTCGACAAGCCGATGCTGCAGGCCGCCCTCGCGGCGCAGGGCTTCGACGCCGACGTCCAGAACGCCCAGGGCGACGCCCAGAAGTTCACCACGCTGGCCGACGGCTTCATCAGCTCCGGCGTCAAGGCCCTGATCATCGCCCCGTCCGACCCGGCCGTCGGTGCCGCGGTCGAGTCCAAGGCGAAGGCCGCGGGCATCCCGGTCATCGACTACGACCGCCCGAGCCTCGGCGGCAGCGCCGAGTACTACGTCTCGTTCGACAACGAGAAGGTCGGCCAGCTCCAGGGTCAGGCCATGGCCGACGCGCTGAAGGACAAGGCCGGAGCGGGTGTCGTCCAGATCGAGGGCGCCCCGACCGACAACAACGCCACGCTGTTCACCAAGGGCCAGGACTCGGTCCTCGAGCCGCTGTTCTCGGCGGGCACGCTGAAGCGGATCCAGAAGCAGCCGATCAACGACTGGGACAACCAGCTCGGCGGCACGACGTTCGAGCAGATCTTCACCGCCAACGGCGGCAAGGTCGACGGCGTCGTCGCGGCGAACGACGGCCTGGCCGGCGCGGTCATCACCATCCTCAAGAAGAACGGCCTCAACGGCAAGGTCCCGGTCACCGGCCAGGACGCCACCGCCGACGGCCTGATGGCGGTCATGCGCGGCGACCAGTACATGACCGTGTTCAAGCCGATCAAGGAAGAGGCCGAGGCGACCGCGAAGCTGGCCGCCGCGCTGGCCAAGGGCGACAAGGCCGGCGCCGACGCCATCGCCAAGGGCACGCTGCACGACCCGAAGGGCAACCGCGACATCAAGTCGGTGCTGCTCACGCCGACGACGATCCTGGCGAAGGACATCAAGACCGTCGTGACCCAGGGCTACGTGAAGGCGGCCGAGATCTGCGGTGGCGACCTCGCCGCCAAGTGCACCTCGCTCGGCATCTCCTGA